From Candidatus Nitricoxidivorans perseverans, the proteins below share one genomic window:
- a CDS encoding ATP-binding protein translates to MPKRPDAKPAQETRVYLPTLPAHALDHPPEGVGEDVWIDVIRKMDEVYSDLLQYEVALEEKNAKLEETQKFIFSVLTSMSDVLVVCDRHGVIQEVNQALADLVGQSEDELRGTPLIDLFAADASSEQARRFLRDLHSERIHDCELHFKCRYAPEMPMAVNCTPRLSPAGKFVGMVMTGRPVGDLRRAYEHLRRAHEDLKLAQQQLIHSEKMASLGRLVAGVAHELNNPISFVLGNVYALQRYGQRMREYLGAIHAGKSAEELAELRKSLRIDRLMEDMKPLIDGTIEGAERTRDIVAGLKRFSAQDRGEEEIFNLAEVLERSVHWVVKASGSKIKVSLDVPPQIHVSGSPGQMQQVLVNLVQNAIDSTERQPDARLDIGGDVRNRSVVLTFRDNGPGFGEGNLDKAFDPFFTTKPVGKGTGLGLSIGYGIVERHRGHLAASNHPEGGAVLTLTLPLAG, encoded by the coding sequence ATGCCGAAACGACCCGACGCCAAACCGGCCCAGGAAACGCGGGTCTACCTGCCGACGCTGCCGGCGCACGCCCTCGATCATCCGCCCGAAGGCGTCGGCGAGGACGTCTGGATCGACGTCATCCGCAAGATGGACGAGGTTTACAGCGATCTTCTGCAGTACGAAGTGGCGCTGGAAGAAAAGAACGCCAAGCTGGAGGAGACGCAGAAGTTCATCTTCAGCGTGCTCACCTCGATGTCCGATGTGCTGGTGGTGTGCGACCGCCATGGCGTCATCCAGGAAGTGAATCAGGCGCTGGCCGACCTTGTCGGCCAAAGCGAGGACGAACTGCGCGGCACGCCGCTCATCGACCTCTTCGCCGCCGACGCCTCTAGCGAACAGGCGCGCCGCTTCCTGCGCGACCTGCACAGCGAGCGCATCCACGATTGCGAGCTGCATTTCAAGTGCCGCTACGCCCCCGAGATGCCGATGGCGGTGAACTGCACGCCGCGCCTGTCGCCGGCCGGCAAGTTCGTCGGCATGGTGATGACCGGCCGCCCCGTGGGCGACCTGCGCCGCGCCTACGAGCATCTGCGCCGGGCACATGAGGACTTGAAGCTCGCCCAGCAGCAGCTCATCCACTCGGAGAAGATGGCCTCGCTCGGCCGCCTGGTGGCGGGCGTGGCGCACGAGCTGAACAACCCGATCAGCTTCGTCCTCGGCAACGTCTACGCCCTGCAGCGCTACGGCCAGCGCATGCGCGAGTACCTCGGCGCCATCCATGCCGGCAAATCGGCCGAGGAACTGGCGGAGCTGCGCAAGAGCCTGCGCATCGACCGCCTGATGGAGGACATGAAGCCGCTCATCGACGGCACCATCGAGGGCGCCGAACGCACGCGCGACATCGTCGCCGGCCTCAAGCGCTTCTCGGCGCAGGACCGCGGCGAGGAGGAGATATTCAACCTGGCCGAAGTGCTGGAGCGTTCGGTGCACTGGGTGGTGAAGGCTTCCGGCTCGAAGATCAAGGTATCGCTCGACGTTCCGCCGCAGATCCACGTCTCCGGTTCGCCCGGCCAGATGCAGCAGGTGCTGGTGAACTTGGTGCAGAACGCCATCGACAGCACCGAGCGGCAACCGGATGCGCGCCTCGATATCGGGGGCGACGTGCGCAACCGCAGCGTGGTGCTGACCTTCCGCGACAACGGACCCGGCTTTGGCGAAGGGAATCTCGACAAGGCCTTCGATCCCTTCTTTACCACCAAGCCGGTCGGCAAGGGTACCGGGCTGGGCCTATCCATCGGCTACGGCATCGTCGAACGGCATCGCGGCCACCTGGCCGCATCCAATCATCCCGAGGGCGGCGCCGTGCTGACGCTCACCCTGCCGCTGGCCGGTTAA
- a CDS encoding nickel-dependent hydrogenase large subunit: MTRIIVGPFNRVEGDLEVTLEVRDGRVAEAWAGSPLYRGFEQILRGKHPMDALMFAPRICGICSVSQSMAAASVLADAMGLTAAPNGRITRNLAHAVENIADHFTHFYLFFMPDFARAEYAGRAWHGPAAERFRAVRGSAAAYVLPVRAAFLTAMGTLVGKWPHSLAIQPGGVARALEASEKIRLFGLLRDFRRHLETVLFGDALEAVAALGSEAALARWAAEKPRGDFGAFLGIADDLNLDKLGRGVGRFMSYGGYPQEAGLLLPRGIWNGGLHALDEQAIAEDVSHAWLDGETRHPAQGVTRPQDEKAEGYTWCKAPRLAGLPMETGALARQVVAGHPLARNLAARGGDVKSRVVARLLEIALILPEMEKWVRQLVPGEPFCAQGEMPGTAAGAGLVEAARGALGHWISVADGRIANYQIISPTTWNFSPRDTDGMPGPLEQALVGAPAGEGDVAVQHVVRSFDPCMVCTVH, translated from the coding sequence ATGACGCGAATAATCGTCGGCCCCTTCAACCGCGTCGAGGGCGACCTCGAAGTGACCCTGGAGGTGAGGGACGGCCGCGTCGCCGAGGCCTGGGCCGGCTCGCCGCTCTACCGCGGCTTCGAGCAGATCCTGCGCGGCAAGCACCCGATGGACGCGCTGATGTTCGCGCCGCGCATCTGCGGCATCTGCTCGGTGTCGCAGTCGATGGCCGCGGCGTCCGTCCTGGCCGACGCGATGGGCCTCACGGCGGCGCCGAACGGCCGCATCACGCGCAACCTGGCGCATGCCGTCGAGAACATCGCCGACCACTTCACCCACTTCTACCTGTTCTTCATGCCGGATTTCGCACGGGCCGAATACGCCGGGCGCGCCTGGCATGGCCCCGCAGCCGAGCGCTTTCGCGCCGTGCGCGGCAGCGCGGCGGCTTACGTCCTGCCGGTTCGCGCGGCATTTCTCACCGCTATGGGCACGCTCGTCGGGAAGTGGCCGCACAGCCTGGCCATCCAGCCAGGCGGCGTCGCTCGCGCCCTCGAAGCCTCCGAGAAAATCCGCCTGTTCGGCCTGTTGCGCGACTTCCGCCGCCATCTGGAAACCGTGCTGTTCGGCGATGCGCTGGAGGCCGTGGCCGCCCTCGGCTCGGAAGCCGCGCTAGCGCGCTGGGCGGCGGAAAAACCTCGTGGCGACTTCGGCGCTTTCCTCGGGATCGCCGACGACCTGAATCTGGACAAGCTCGGCCGCGGCGTCGGCCGCTTCATGAGCTACGGCGGCTACCCGCAGGAGGCCGGCCTGCTCCTGCCGCGCGGCATCTGGAATGGCGGCCTGCATGCCCTGGACGAGCAGGCCATCGCCGAGGACGTCTCGCATGCCTGGCTGGATGGCGAGACGCGCCATCCGGCGCAGGGCGTGACTCGGCCGCAGGACGAGAAGGCGGAGGGCTATACCTGGTGCAAGGCGCCGCGCCTGGCCGGCCTGCCCATGGAGACCGGCGCCCTGGCGCGCCAGGTGGTGGCGGGACATCCGTTGGCGCGCAACCTGGCCGCGCGGGGCGGCGACGTGAAGAGCCGGGTCGTCGCACGCCTGCTGGAGATCGCCCTGATCCTGCCCGAGATGGAAAAATGGGTGCGGCAGCTCGTACCCGGCGAACCCTTCTGCGCGCAGGGCGAAATGCCGGGTACGGCGGCCGGAGCCGGGCTGGTCGAGGCGGCGCGCGGCGCCCTCGGCCACTGGATCTCCGTCGCGGACGGGCGCATCGCCAACTACCAGATCATTTCGCCGACGACCTGGAACTTCTCGCCGCGCGACACGGACGGCATGCCCGGCCCGCTCGAACAGGCGCTGGTCGGCGCGCCGGCGGGCGAGGGCGACGTCGCCGTCCAGCATGTCGTGCGATCATTCGATCCGTGCATGGTATGCACGGTGCATTGA
- a CDS encoding HupU protein, which yields MDDRDLSVLWLQSAGCGGCSISLLCSEARDLHASLDSAGVRVLWHPGLSEESGDEARLILERCASGEIPLGALCVEGALLRGPRGTGRFHRHAGTGVVMTEWVRKLAGMARYTLAVGSCAAWGGVASAGENVTDACGLQFEGDQPGGLLGAGWKSRGGLPVINIAGCPCHPDWVTETLTALALGAFGARDLDPLNRPRFFADHLVHHGCTRNEYYEFKASAHKPSDLGCLMENMGCKGTQAHADCNARLWNGSGSCARGGAPCISCTEPGFEEPGHPFHETPKLAGIPIGLPTDMPKAWFVALAALSKSATPKRVRENAVADHQVVVPPVKKTGLK from the coding sequence ATGGATGACCGTGACCTGAGTGTGCTCTGGCTGCAATCGGCCGGCTGCGGCGGGTGCTCCATATCCCTGCTCTGCTCGGAGGCGCGCGACCTGCATGCTTCGCTGGATTCGGCGGGCGTACGCGTCCTCTGGCATCCGGGCCTGTCCGAGGAGAGCGGCGACGAGGCGAGGCTCATCCTGGAGCGGTGCGCCAGCGGCGAAATTCCCCTCGGTGCCTTGTGCGTCGAGGGGGCGCTGCTGCGCGGGCCGCGCGGCACCGGGCGCTTCCACCGCCATGCCGGCACCGGCGTCGTTATGACCGAATGGGTGAGGAAGCTCGCCGGGATGGCGCGCTACACCCTGGCCGTCGGTAGTTGCGCCGCCTGGGGCGGCGTGGCCTCGGCCGGCGAAAACGTCACCGACGCCTGCGGCCTGCAGTTCGAAGGCGACCAGCCCGGCGGGCTGCTCGGCGCCGGCTGGAAAAGCCGCGGCGGGCTTCCCGTCATCAACATCGCCGGCTGTCCCTGCCACCCGGACTGGGTCACCGAGACGCTGACGGCGCTGGCGCTGGGCGCCTTCGGCGCGCGGGACCTGGACCCGCTCAACCGGCCGCGTTTCTTCGCCGACCACCTGGTGCACCACGGCTGCACGCGAAACGAGTACTACGAGTTCAAGGCCAGCGCGCACAAGCCTTCCGATCTCGGCTGCCTGATGGAGAACATGGGCTGCAAGGGCACCCAGGCTCATGCCGACTGCAACGCCCGTCTGTGGAACGGCAGCGGCTCCTGCGCGCGCGGCGGCGCGCCCTGTATTTCCTGCACCGAGCCGGGCTTCGAGGAGCCCGGCCATCCCTTCCACGAGACGCCGAAGCTCGCCGGCATCCCCATCGGCCTGCCCACCGACATGCCCAAGGCCTGGTTCGTCGCACTCGCCGCGCTCTCGAAATCGGCGACGCCGAAGCGCGTGCGCGAGAACGCCGTGGCCGATCACCAGGTGGTGGTGCCGCCGGTGAAGAAGACGGGGCTGAAATGA
- a CDS encoding sigma-54 dependent transcriptional regulator, with amino-acid sequence MATLPTILVVDDEVRSQETLRRTLEEEFEVLTASSGEQALAVLEREPVQVILCDQRMPGISGVQTLKEARGRWPDAVRIIVSGYTETEDIISGVNEAGIYQYLLKPWQPESLLLTVRAAAELHRLQQENQRLNIELRTAGPVARSRVDAKRQQVKREFDTDRLVRAPDSPMNELCRLVERIAPYDISVLITGESGTGKELLARAMHYRSNRADKAFVVENCGALPDTLLESELFGHKRGSFTGAFEDRIGLFQQADGGTIFLDEIGETSPAFQVKLLRVLQEGEVRPLGGAKTISVDVRVISATNRDLEEDVRQDRFRQDLYYRLSTMTLHVPALRERPADIPFIARQILDGASRALVKTAKGFTREAMDCLTAYRWPGNVRELQNEIHRMLALSDSEWLGAEYLNGRVVQAASIEEEPELRMLSGINGSLKDRLEMLESRVLKEAMVRHRWNKTRVADELGLSRVGLRAKLTRYGLEKRNG; translated from the coding sequence ACCCTACGTCGCACGCTGGAGGAGGAGTTCGAAGTGCTGACGGCCTCCAGCGGCGAGCAGGCGCTGGCCGTGCTGGAGCGCGAACCGGTACAGGTGATCCTTTGCGACCAGCGCATGCCCGGCATCTCCGGCGTGCAGACGCTGAAGGAGGCGCGCGGCCGCTGGCCGGACGCGGTGCGCATCATCGTCTCCGGCTACACCGAGACCGAGGACATCATCTCCGGCGTCAACGAGGCCGGCATCTACCAGTATCTCCTCAAGCCCTGGCAGCCCGAATCGCTGCTGCTCACCGTGCGCGCGGCGGCCGAGCTGCACCGCCTGCAGCAGGAGAACCAGCGCCTCAACATCGAGCTGCGCACCGCCGGCCCGGTGGCGAGAAGCCGCGTCGACGCCAAGCGCCAGCAGGTCAAGCGCGAGTTCGACACCGACCGCCTGGTGCGCGCGCCGGACAGTCCGATGAACGAGCTGTGCCGCCTGGTCGAGCGCATTGCGCCCTACGACATCTCGGTGCTGATCACCGGCGAGTCCGGTACCGGCAAGGAGCTGCTGGCGCGCGCCATGCACTACCGCAGCAACCGCGCCGACAAGGCCTTCGTCGTGGAGAACTGCGGCGCGCTGCCCGATACGCTGCTCGAATCGGAGCTCTTCGGCCACAAGCGCGGTTCGTTCACCGGCGCCTTTGAAGACCGCATCGGCCTCTTCCAGCAGGCCGACGGCGGCACCATCTTCCTCGACGAGATCGGCGAGACATCGCCGGCCTTCCAGGTCAAGCTGCTGCGCGTGCTGCAGGAGGGCGAGGTCCGGCCGCTCGGCGGCGCCAAGACCATCTCGGTGGATGTGCGCGTGATCTCCGCCACCAATCGCGACCTCGAGGAGGACGTGCGCCAGGACCGCTTCCGCCAGGACCTCTACTACCGGCTGTCGACCATGACGCTGCACGTGCCGGCGCTGCGCGAGCGGCCGGCCGATATTCCCTTCATTGCCCGGCAGATACTCGACGGCGCTTCCCGCGCGCTGGTGAAGACGGCGAAGGGCTTTACCCGGGAGGCGATGGACTGCCTGACGGCCTATCGCTGGCCCGGCAACGTGCGCGAGCTGCAAAACGAGATCCACCGCATGTTGGCGCTGTCGGACTCCGAGTGGCTCGGCGCCGAATACCTCAACGGCCGCGTCGTCCAGGCCGCCAGCATCGAGGAGGAGCCCGAGCTGCGCATGCTCTCCGGCATCAACGGCTCGCTCAAGGATCGCCTGGAAATGCTGGAGTCGCGCGTGCTCAAGGAAGCCATGGTGCGCCATCGCTGGAACAAGACCCGCGTCGCCGACGAGCTTGGATTGTCCCGGGTGGGATTGCGGGCGAAGCTGACGCGGTATGGCCTGGAGAAGCGCAATGGATGA